The following coding sequences are from one Paenibacillus tundrae window:
- a CDS encoding dynamin family protein — translation MTKTDYPVEMAKPLLPLREAMEQTRDHTAVQAITDLIRKAEMKQLTIAFCGHFSAGKSSLINSLCGKRVLPSSPVPTSANVVSIRNGAPRAIIHTTDHESADNASGVGSTLEVSPEQLEAYCKNGGAYRSIEVWDDIPLLKNDAVLLDTPGVDSTDRGHGLATHSALHLADVVFYVMDYNHVQSESNLSFAKSLSDWGKPLFLIVNQIDKHRENELSFDTYIEGVETIFNAWEVRYDGLLFTSLRDKDHRYNQWKQIPELIKHMLEHKEGLIQHSLVSSASHVTEQHLERRAEEREEEEASLLEEIGGPEGLERLEHELAAIQQEEAELRSKPSREREKFRAELEPLLANANLTPADIRTSAGAFLESRKPGFRVGLLFSGGKTEQEKQRRATELAGLLQDQVQGQVEVHIRTMLRQLGESHQLWGSEWEQALNAELPVVDEALLEMKRSASAELSPEYILQYSKDLRGEIEARYRKSAMMLVDRMLEALSAQGEAALQALDASRTALLAQSAAATRYTALQRAAAAEAAGLRSLLPLAGSLSSGLLPEVRSPQVPAHEPPSEAPGSHTGTTPVAAQPQATPPRTAAAAQGHPAAGAERRRRLDAAAARLEAAAAVVEPYPAMGSAVRDLRARAASLAGGTFTLALFGAFSAGKSSFANALLGEAILPVSPHPTTAAINRIMAPSGGAEHGTARVRMKTHNAFQEDLAYSFRLLGLGEPGADWQKRVKSLSPQDVHPAGRPHYSFLQAAAAGWEDTADQLGQDVLVDLAGYRNFVANERKSCFVDSIDLYYSCAVTEQGIVLVDTPGADSVNARHTGVTFNYMKNADALIFVTYYNHAFSQGDRQFLTQLGRVKDSSAMDQMFFVVNASDLSSSEEELEQVLNHVSTQLRTNGIRSPRLFPVSSLLAMDGKSTGNAELLQQSGFTRFEEEFNRFAGRELADLAVHGAAEELTRVVQRLKQRAEDAVQGEEVLEQRRLELNSIMDQSVGRIRTLSERSMKEELTQETGELLFHVRQRLAYRLGTFMAEAFHPSVLREDRGQLKSAFAACGRELLRMIAVELEQELLATTLRLEQTGQTWLQKQITDCIEELKRLSGGMDLSLSFNEEWTTPVLEEIRLEEPSGWKTYQSYLRNPKQFFEGGGRQRLQEVLEPVIKQMVADVLPPAQHKLIEFYDVQLRQSLQYQARQLEERLQEAVNALNETLTSGILADEWNALSLQVQQFVHE, via the coding sequence ATGACGAAAACAGATTATCCAGTAGAAATGGCTAAACCTCTGCTTCCACTGCGAGAGGCAATGGAGCAGACGAGAGACCATACGGCGGTACAGGCTATAACAGATCTGATCCGCAAGGCGGAAATGAAGCAATTGACCATCGCATTCTGCGGACACTTCTCAGCAGGTAAGTCTAGTCTGATTAATAGTTTGTGTGGTAAACGGGTACTGCCTTCAAGTCCTGTGCCTACAAGTGCTAACGTCGTATCAATCCGCAATGGTGCACCGCGAGCGATTATTCATACGACAGATCACGAAAGCGCTGACAATGCATCAGGCGTGGGTAGTACACTGGAGGTTTCCCCTGAGCAGTTAGAAGCGTATTGCAAAAATGGTGGTGCATATCGTTCGATTGAAGTGTGGGATGATATTCCCTTGCTGAAAAATGATGCAGTTCTGTTGGATACACCTGGTGTGGATTCAACAGATCGAGGTCATGGATTGGCGACTCATTCAGCACTTCATTTAGCTGACGTAGTGTTCTATGTGATGGATTATAATCATGTGCAATCAGAGAGCAACTTGTCATTTGCTAAAAGTTTGTCGGATTGGGGCAAACCGTTGTTCTTGATCGTGAATCAGATTGATAAGCATCGAGAAAATGAGCTTTCGTTTGATACGTATATCGAAGGTGTTGAAACGATCTTTAATGCTTGGGAAGTTCGATATGATGGGCTACTGTTCACATCACTTCGAGACAAGGATCACCGCTACAACCAGTGGAAGCAGATTCCTGAGCTTATTAAACATATGTTGGAACATAAAGAGGGTCTGATCCAGCATAGTTTGGTGAGTTCCGCCAGTCATGTGACAGAACAACATTTAGAGCGGCGAGCGGAAGAACGAGAAGAGGAAGAAGCGAGTTTACTTGAGGAAATCGGTGGGCCGGAAGGCTTGGAGAGATTGGAGCATGAGCTAGCGGCAATTCAGCAAGAAGAAGCTGAGCTTCGTTCCAAGCCCTCACGGGAACGAGAGAAGTTTCGGGCAGAACTTGAACCTCTTCTGGCCAATGCCAATCTCACACCAGCAGATATCCGTACATCGGCAGGTGCATTTCTGGAAAGTCGCAAACCTGGTTTCCGGGTGGGACTCCTATTCTCGGGCGGCAAAACGGAGCAGGAGAAACAACGCCGAGCGACAGAGCTTGCTGGATTGCTGCAAGACCAAGTTCAGGGACAAGTGGAGGTTCATATACGCACGATGCTTAGACAGCTAGGTGAATCTCATCAGCTCTGGGGATCTGAGTGGGAACAGGCGCTGAATGCAGAGCTTCCTGTCGTGGATGAGGCTTTGCTTGAGATGAAACGAAGTGCAAGTGCAGAGTTGTCTCCTGAGTATATACTTCAATATAGCAAAGATTTGCGAGGCGAGATTGAGGCTCGCTACCGCAAGTCGGCCATGATGCTGGTCGACCGCATGCTTGAAGCGCTGAGCGCGCAAGGCGAAGCCGCGCTTCAAGCGCTGGACGCCAGCCGCACAGCGTTGCTGGCGCAATCCGCTGCGGCGACGCGCTACACAGCGCTCCAGCGCGCCGCCGCAGCGGAGGCAGCAGGGCTGCGAAGCCTGCTGCCTCTTGCGGGCTCCCTCTCCTCCGGGCTATTGCCGGAGGTGCGGAGCCCGCAAGTGCCCGCGCACGAGCCGCCGAGCGAAGCTCCCGGCTCGCACACGGGCACTACGCCTGTGGCTGCGCAGCCACAGGCAACGCCGCCGCGCACAGCAGCAGCGGCGCAAGGGCACCCGGCGGCTGGCGCTGAGCGTCGCCGGCGCCTGGACGCAGCGGCGGCACGGCTGGAAGCCGCCGCTGCGGTGGTAGAGCCGTACCCCGCCATGGGGTCGGCGGTACGGGATCTGCGTGCACGCGCGGCTTCGCTTGCCGGCGGCACGTTTACACTCGCGCTGTTCGGTGCGTTCAGCGCGGGTAAGTCCTCCTTCGCCAACGCTTTGCTCGGCGAAGCGATCTTACCGGTCTCGCCGCACCCAACAACAGCGGCGATTAACCGCATTATGGCTCCGTCCGGTGGAGCGGAGCATGGCACTGCCCGAGTCCGGATGAAGACTCACAATGCCTTCCAAGAGGATCTGGCATATTCGTTCCGCTTACTTGGCTTAGGTGAACCAGGGGCGGATTGGCAGAAGCGCGTCAAATCTCTGTCGCCTCAAGATGTACATCCAGCGGGAAGACCTCATTATAGCTTTTTACAAGCGGCTGCGGCTGGTTGGGAGGATACTGCGGATCAATTAGGTCAAGATGTGTTAGTTGATCTGGCCGGTTATCGTAACTTTGTAGCGAATGAACGGAAGTCCTGCTTTGTTGATAGCATAGACCTCTACTATAGTTGTGCAGTTACGGAGCAAGGCATTGTCCTGGTAGATACGCCAGGGGCTGACTCGGTGAATGCCCGACATACCGGAGTAACGTTTAATTATATGAAGAATGCAGATGCGCTTATATTTGTAACGTATTATAATCATGCCTTCTCACAAGGAGATCGACAATTCCTGACTCAATTAGGACGGGTGAAGGACAGCTCAGCAATGGATCAGATGTTCTTTGTTGTGAATGCAAGTGATCTTTCTTCGTCAGAAGAGGAATTGGAACAAGTTCTGAATCATGTGAGCACCCAGCTTCGTACCAACGGAATTCGTTCCCCTCGATTATTCCCGGTGTCCAGCTTGCTTGCGATGGATGGTAAGAGCACCGGTAATGCTGAGTTGCTTCAGCAGTCGGGCTTTACGCGGTTTGAAGAAGAATTCAATCGCTTCGCTGGGAGAGAGCTTGCCGATCTCGCCGTTCACGGAGCAGCGGAAGAATTGACACGTGTGGTGCAGCGATTGAAGCAGAGAGCAGAAGATGCGGTACAAGGTGAAGAGGTGTTAGAGCAGCGTCGTCTGGAGCTGAATTCGATCATGGATCAATCCGTAGGCCGTATTCGTACCCTCTCTGAACGTTCCATGAAGGAGGAGCTGACACAAGAAACAGGGGAGTTGCTCTTTCATGTGAGACAGCGACTCGCATATCGACTCGGTACGTTTATGGCTGAGGCATTCCATCCGTCAGTACTACGAGAAGATCGCGGTCAATTGAAAAGCGCCTTTGCTGCATGTGGACGTGAACTGTTGCGTATGATTGCGGTTGAGCTTGAACAGGAGCTCCTGGCAACCACACTACGATTAGAACAGACGGGTCAGACATGGTTGCAGAAGCAGATCACGGATTGTATCGAGGAATTGAAGCGTTTATCTGGGGGAATGGATCTATCCTTATCCTTTAATGAGGAATGGACAACACCCGTTCTTGAGGAGATTCGATTAGAGGAGCCATCCGGCTGGAAAACCTATCAAAGTTATTTACGCAATCCCAAGCAGTTCTTCGAAGGAGGTGGGCGTCAGCGACTGCAAGAAGTGCTGGAGCCTGTCATCAAACAAATGGTTGCTGATGTGTTACCTCCTGCCCAGCATAAGCTTATTGAATTCTATGATGTGCAGCTTCGGCAGTCATTACAGTATCAAGCCAGACAGTTAGAGGAGAGACTTCAAGAAGCGGTAAACGCGCTGAATGAAACGTTGACAAGTGGCATACTCGCAGACGAATGGAATGCTCTTTCCCTGCAAGTACAGCAATTCGTACACGAATAA
- a CDS encoding ABC transporter ATP-binding protein: MSADTVADRREVKGTSNQKLNERFVYQDDEIIEKPFNWKEFGRLFAYMKPYARQLLPLVILMMILGTITKLSVPFLISLAIDRAIAPQTGLPSMTLLYLIAGSVLALYLIQWGANTYRIKLTNIIGQRVIYDLRSDLFKHIQKLSFNFFDKRPAGSVLVRVTNDINSLQDLFTNGAVNVMIDCVQLLGIIVILLLINWKLGLAVIITVPIMFIISTKLRVLIRRAWQDVRMKNSRINSHLNESIQGIRVTQAYTQEKENMKYFDNMNLSSKKSWDRASAMNQGFGPLIEITGGFGTLILFWFGAYLIQDNQLTVGLLVAFANYVGNFWDPINRLGQMYNQLLVAMASSERIFEFMDEKPSIADKPGAKPLPSIKGDIVFDNVVFEYEKGRQALKGISFKADAGQSIALVGHTGSGKSTIINLISRFYDISDGRLTIDGRDVRDVTVESLRSQISIVLQDTFIFSGTIRDNIRFGRLDATNEEVEEAAKAVNAHEFIMKLPGGYDTEVEERGNVLSMGQRQLLSFARALLADPRILILDEATASIDTETELKIQEALEVLLQGRTSFMVAHRLSTIRNADNIIVLDHGEIKEEGNHEQLIKQQGVYNGLIEAQYKFL; this comes from the coding sequence ATGAGTGCCGATACGGTAGCAGATAGGCGCGAGGTCAAGGGAACCTCGAATCAGAAATTAAATGAACGATTCGTATATCAAGATGACGAGATTATAGAAAAACCGTTTAACTGGAAAGAGTTTGGTCGGTTGTTTGCATATATGAAACCTTATGCAAGACAGCTTTTGCCACTAGTCATCTTAATGATGATATTGGGAACAATTACCAAATTGTCTGTACCTTTCCTAATCAGTTTGGCGATTGACCGTGCGATAGCACCTCAGACGGGATTGCCTAGTATGACATTGCTTTATTTGATCGCTGGCTCGGTACTTGCGCTGTATTTAATTCAGTGGGGTGCGAATACGTATCGGATCAAATTGACCAATATTATTGGACAGCGAGTCATTTACGATCTTCGATCAGACCTGTTCAAGCATATCCAGAAATTGTCCTTTAACTTTTTTGACAAAAGACCAGCAGGCTCAGTGCTTGTACGTGTCACGAATGACATTAACTCCTTGCAGGACTTGTTCACAAATGGTGCAGTTAACGTCATGATTGACTGTGTGCAGTTGCTTGGTATCATCGTCATTTTGTTGCTGATCAACTGGAAGCTGGGGCTTGCTGTCATTATCACGGTTCCGATTATGTTTATTATCTCGACCAAACTGCGTGTGTTGATTCGCCGTGCATGGCAGGACGTGCGTATGAAGAACTCCCGTATTAACTCCCACTTGAATGAATCCATTCAAGGGATTCGAGTGACTCAAGCGTATACGCAGGAAAAAGAGAACATGAAATATTTTGACAACATGAACCTGTCCAGCAAGAAGTCTTGGGATAGAGCATCAGCGATGAACCAGGGATTCGGACCACTTATTGAGATTACGGGTGGTTTCGGTACATTAATTCTGTTCTGGTTTGGTGCATACCTGATTCAAGATAATCAGTTGACTGTCGGTTTGCTTGTAGCCTTTGCCAACTACGTCGGTAACTTCTGGGATCCGATCAACCGTCTAGGTCAAATGTACAATCAATTGCTGGTTGCGATGGCTTCTTCTGAACGGATCTTCGAATTCATGGATGAGAAGCCAAGTATTGCAGACAAACCAGGTGCGAAGCCACTCCCTTCAATTAAAGGCGATATCGTATTTGACAATGTTGTATTCGAGTATGAGAAAGGCAGACAGGCGCTGAAGGGAATCAGCTTTAAGGCAGACGCAGGTCAATCGATTGCACTGGTAGGTCACACAGGCTCTGGTAAGAGTACAATCATTAACCTAATCAGCCGTTTCTATGATATATCTGACGGGCGTTTAACGATTGATGGTCGGGATGTTCGGGATGTAACTGTAGAGAGCTTGCGCAGTCAGATCAGCATCGTGTTGCAGGATACATTTATCTTCTCAGGTACGATCCGTGATAATATTCGATTCGGGCGGTTGGATGCAACGAATGAAGAAGTGGAGGAAGCTGCAAAAGCAGTAAACGCTCATGAATTCATTATGAAGCTTCCAGGTGGATATGATACTGAGGTTGAAGAGCGCGGAAATGTCTTATCCATGGGTCAACGCCAACTATTATCCTTCGCTCGTGCATTGCTGGCAGATCCACGTATCTTGATTTTGGATGAAGCAACAGCAAGTATTGACACGGAAACTGAACTGAAAATCCAAGAGGCGTTGGAGGTTCTGTTGCAAGGTAGAACATCCTTTATGGTCGCTCACCGTCTCTCAACGATTCGGAATGCGGATAACATTATTGTACTGGATCATGGTGAAATTAAAGAAGAAGGAAACCATGAGCAGTTGATTAAACAGCAAGGTGTGTATAACGGGCTTATTGAGGCTCAGTACAAGTTTTTGTAG
- a CDS encoding ABC transporter ATP-binding protein: protein MDVLRQLQTFFWEKRSYLFVSILFLALATALGLVYPNLLRILIDDVIIPRSFEDVPILALTVLGVVILKAGMQFLHGFFGGRLGNFLAYRLRNACYEKLQFLSFRYYDTAKTGDLMSRLTGDLEAIRNFIGFGFAQILNMVLMVVFGAIMMMTMSWQLTLYTLICIPLLAFVALRFESRIHPAFQEMRLALSSLTTAVQENITGVRTVKSFAREPYEVEKFSTRNERYKTNQIHAATLWSHYFPIMEILASVSVVLLLVIGGRMVIQQTLTLGELVAFFSLIWYIIGPMWNLGFHINNYTQSKASGERVLELLNTPVDVQETEDPLIMEADHVNGHVTFESVTFAYGNKMPAVTDINFDAPPGTVIGFLGGTGSGKSTIIQLLMRAYNVNSGTIKLDGKNIKDIGIRSLRSQIASVFQETFLFSSSIRNNISYGLKNVTMDEIIRAAKLAKAHDFIMEFPEGYDTVVGERGMGLSGGQKQRIAIARALLKNPKILVLDDATSAVDMETEHEIQSGFQEVMRGRTTFIIAHRISSLRHADEILVLDEGRVVQRGKHQDLIEVPGPYQDVYKIQYADYIARGKREAGEQVNS, encoded by the coding sequence ATGGATGTTCTCAGGCAACTGCAAACCTTTTTTTGGGAAAAGCGATCGTATTTATTTGTATCAATCTTGTTCCTCGCCTTAGCGACTGCACTCGGGCTTGTGTATCCGAACCTGCTTAGGATTTTGATTGATGACGTAATTATACCGCGAAGTTTTGAAGACGTTCCCATACTTGCTTTAACTGTGTTAGGTGTTGTTATTTTGAAGGCAGGTATGCAATTTTTACACGGTTTCTTTGGAGGCCGACTGGGTAACTTTTTGGCATACCGGCTACGTAATGCTTGTTATGAAAAGCTTCAATTTTTATCCTTCCGTTATTATGACACGGCCAAAACGGGAGATCTGATGTCCCGCCTCACGGGAGATTTGGAAGCGATCCGGAACTTTATCGGATTTGGCTTCGCCCAGATTCTCAACATGGTATTGATGGTCGTATTCGGCGCAATTATGATGATGACGATGAGTTGGCAGCTTACCCTGTATACACTCATTTGTATTCCTCTACTTGCCTTCGTTGCGCTAAGATTCGAATCCCGAATTCACCCTGCGTTCCAAGAAATGCGACTCGCGCTGAGTTCACTCACGACAGCCGTACAGGAGAATATTACAGGTGTGCGTACGGTTAAGTCTTTTGCTCGTGAACCATATGAAGTGGAGAAGTTCTCTACACGCAATGAACGTTACAAAACGAATCAGATTCATGCGGCAACCCTATGGAGTCATTATTTTCCGATCATGGAGATCCTCGCTTCTGTAAGTGTGGTCTTGCTCTTGGTCATCGGTGGCAGAATGGTTATTCAGCAAACGCTAACACTTGGTGAACTCGTTGCCTTTTTCAGTTTGATCTGGTACATAATTGGACCAATGTGGAACCTAGGTTTCCATATCAACAACTATACTCAATCAAAAGCTTCGGGTGAACGCGTACTAGAACTGTTGAATACGCCAGTAGATGTACAAGAAACAGAAGATCCACTTATTATGGAGGCGGATCATGTTAATGGACATGTAACCTTCGAGTCCGTAACTTTTGCGTATGGCAACAAAATGCCAGCCGTGACAGATATTAATTTTGATGCACCTCCTGGAACGGTTATCGGTTTCCTCGGCGGAACAGGGTCAGGAAAATCGACGATTATTCAGCTCCTGATGAGAGCGTATAACGTTAACTCGGGAACGATTAAGCTAGATGGGAAGAATATTAAAGACATCGGTATTCGTAGTTTACGTAGCCAGATTGCTTCAGTGTTCCAGGAGACGTTCCTGTTCTCCTCAAGTATTCGCAACAATATTTCCTACGGATTGAAAAATGTCACAATGGATGAAATCATCCGGGCAGCGAAGCTGGCCAAAGCACATGATTTCATTATGGAATTCCCTGAAGGTTACGACACGGTTGTCGGAGAGCGAGGCATGGGTCTTTCAGGTGGTCAGAAACAGCGGATCGCCATCGCAAGAGCTTTATTGAAAAACCCGAAAATTCTAGTGCTTGATGATGCAACTAGTGCGGTAGATATGGAAACCGAGCATGAGATTCAATCCGGCTTCCAAGAGGTTATGCGCGGTAGAACGACATTTATTATTGCCCACCGGATATCTTCACTCCGACATGCGGATGAGATTCTGGTGCTCGATGAAGGACGTGTCGTGCAGCGCGGTAAACACCAAGACCTTATTGAAGTACCTGGACCATATCAGGATGTTTATAAGATTCAATATGCAGATTACATTGCCCGCGGTAAGCGGGAGGCTGGGGAGCAGGTGAATTCATGA